One part of the Terriglobia bacterium genome encodes these proteins:
- a CDS encoding cupin domain-containing protein codes for MPLKYTKWTDVELEHLNPQLDRQMITGENLMIARVLLKKGVIVPEHSHENEQLTYILEGALKFWIDGREIVVHAGEVLCIPPHMPHKAQAMEDTVDLDVFYPPRQDWLSKNDAYLRRTENTRQPA; via the coding sequence ATGCCCCTGAAATACACGAAGTGGACCGACGTCGAACTCGAGCACCTCAACCCCCAACTGGACCGGCAGATGATCACCGGCGAGAACCTGATGATCGCCCGCGTGCTGCTGAAAAAAGGGGTAATCGTGCCCGAGCACAGCCACGAAAACGAGCAGCTCACCTACATCCTGGAGGGCGCGCTCAAATTCTGGATTGACGGCCGCGAGATCGTCGTCCACGCCGGCGAGGTGCTGTGCATTCCGCCCCACATGCCGCACAAGGCGCAGGCCATGGAGGACACCGTGGACCTCGACGTCTTCTACCCGCCGCGCCAGGACTGGCTGTCGAAGAATGACGCCTACCTGCGCCGCACGGAGAACACGCGACAACCGGCGTGA
- a CDS encoding acyl-CoA dehydrogenase family protein: MSLKFRGVDFLEFDTLLSPDELLVRDNTRKFIEENLIPIIEQCNREGRFPRELVKPMADLGFFGANLKGYGCAEMSNVEYGLVMQEMERGDSGVRSFASVQSALVMYPIYTFGGDEQKNRWLPALQKGEAIGCFGLTEPDAGSNPAAMRTRARRDGDSYVLNGEKMWITSGSIAQVAVIWAKNEEENGKVRGFLVETDRPGFRAADVHGKWSLRASVTSSLSLQDVRIPACNLLPKTDGLKSALMCLNQARYGIAWGAIGAAMACYDTALQYAGFRKQFRDQPIASHQLVQEKLVWMINEITKAQLLALQVGRLKDQGKARPQHISMAKRNNVWMALESARMARDILGANGIADEYPVFRHMANLESVKTYEGTHDVHTLIIGNSITGIDAF; the protein is encoded by the coding sequence ATGTCCCTCAAATTCCGCGGCGTTGACTTCCTGGAATTCGACACCCTGCTTTCCCCGGATGAACTCCTCGTCCGCGACAATACCCGCAAATTCATCGAAGAGAACCTGATCCCCATCATCGAGCAGTGCAACCGCGAGGGCCGCTTCCCGCGCGAACTGGTGAAGCCGATGGCGGATCTCGGGTTCTTCGGCGCCAACCTGAAGGGCTACGGCTGCGCCGAGATGTCGAATGTTGAATACGGCCTGGTCATGCAGGAGATGGAGCGCGGTGACAGCGGCGTCCGCTCCTTCGCCAGCGTGCAGTCGGCGCTGGTCATGTACCCCATCTACACCTTCGGGGGCGACGAGCAGAAAAATCGGTGGCTGCCCGCGCTGCAGAAGGGCGAGGCCATCGGCTGCTTCGGCCTGACTGAGCCCGATGCCGGGTCCAATCCCGCCGCCATGCGCACCCGCGCCCGTCGCGACGGCGACAGTTATGTGCTCAATGGCGAAAAGATGTGGATCACCTCCGGCTCGATCGCGCAGGTAGCAGTGATCTGGGCGAAGAATGAGGAGGAAAACGGAAAAGTCCGCGGCTTCCTGGTCGAAACCGACCGCCCCGGTTTCCGCGCCGCCGACGTGCACGGCAAGTGGTCGCTGCGCGCCAGCGTGACCTCCAGCCTGTCACTGCAAGACGTGCGCATCCCCGCCTGCAACCTGCTGCCCAAAACCGACGGCCTGAAGTCGGCGCTGATGTGCCTGAACCAGGCGCGCTACGGCATCGCGTGGGGCGCGATCGGCGCGGCCATGGCGTGTTACGACACCGCTCTGCAGTACGCCGGCTTCCGCAAGCAGTTCCGCGACCAGCCCATCGCCTCCCACCAGCTCGTCCAGGAAAAGCTGGTGTGGATGATCAACGAGATCACCAAGGCGCAGTTGCTGGCGCTGCAGGTCGGGCGGTTAAAGGACCAGGGCAAGGCACGCCCGCAACACATCTCGATGGCGAAGCGGAACAACGTGTGGATGGCGCTGGAATCCGCCCGCATGGCCCGCGACATCCTGGGCGCCAATGGCATCGCCGACGAGTACCCGGTCTTCCGCCACATGGCCAACCTCGAGTCGGTTAAGACCTACGAAGGCACGCACGACGTCCACACCCTGATCATCGGGAACAGCATCACTGGAATCGATGCTTTCTAG
- a CDS encoding carbamoyltransferase: MNILGVSCYYHDSAAALIQNGKLAAASEEERFSRRKHDCGFPTRAIEFCLRFAGISSRDLDYVVFYEKPFLKLERILFTSLGVFPRSWNIFREASISWMQDRLWVKNRLVESLPVPADRVLFVDHHLAHAASAFFCSPFTEAAILTVDGVGEWATSTIGRATAKWDRTGSNSIQLTHELRFPHSLGLLYSAFTGFLGFEVNEGEYKVMGMSCYGQPRYLDRIAKLASVNDDGSLSLDLDYFSYHYSAVRSYNRRFLDLFGPPRDPHSEFSVADGSSSTQESQRNQYYADVAASIQRFTEDVLLKMACHVQRATGLKQLCMAGGVALNSMANARILRETPFEDLFIQPAAGDSGGAVGAALYAWHVLLGHDREFVLENAYLGSSYEEADIARAIGDAPHQRYDDSAALVERVVQELEAGKVVGWFQGRGEWGPRALGNRSILADPRSAAMKDTINRKIKFREPFRPFAPVVAEQDASRFFDGLPDVARQYPARYMLLVLPWKPGAAETVPAVNHMGTGRVQTLRREWNPLYYDALDQFGQATGTPVLLNTSFNLRGEPIVCSPVDACRTFRNSGLDLLVLNNFVVVK; this comes from the coding sequence ATGAACATCCTCGGCGTCTCCTGCTATTACCACGACTCCGCCGCCGCGCTGATCCAGAACGGCAAGCTGGCAGCGGCCTCCGAGGAGGAGCGTTTCAGCCGCAGGAAACACGATTGTGGCTTTCCGACGCGCGCCATCGAATTCTGTCTCCGCTTTGCCGGCATCAGCTCCCGCGATCTGGATTACGTGGTTTTTTACGAAAAGCCATTCCTGAAACTCGAACGCATTCTGTTCACCAGCCTCGGCGTATTCCCGCGTTCCTGGAATATCTTCCGGGAGGCTTCGATTAGCTGGATGCAGGACCGGCTGTGGGTGAAGAACCGGCTGGTCGAGTCCTTGCCGGTTCCCGCCGACCGCGTCTTGTTCGTGGACCACCACCTGGCGCACGCCGCGAGCGCATTCTTCTGCTCGCCGTTCACCGAAGCGGCAATCCTCACCGTGGACGGCGTCGGGGAATGGGCGACCAGCACCATCGGGCGTGCCACCGCCAAATGGGACCGAACCGGCAGCAATTCCATCCAGTTGACCCACGAACTCCGATTCCCGCATTCGCTCGGCCTGCTCTATTCGGCCTTTACCGGCTTTCTCGGATTTGAGGTGAACGAGGGCGAATACAAGGTCATGGGCATGTCCTGTTACGGCCAGCCGCGCTATCTGGACCGAATCGCCAAGCTGGCCTCGGTGAACGACGACGGCAGCCTCAGCCTGGACCTGGATTATTTCAGCTATCACTATTCCGCCGTGCGCAGCTACAACCGCCGTTTCCTGGACCTGTTCGGTCCCCCGCGCGACCCGCACTCGGAATTTTCCGTTGCCGACGGGTCGTCGTCCACCCAGGAATCGCAGCGCAACCAGTACTATGCCGACGTCGCCGCCAGCATTCAGCGTTTTACCGAAGACGTGCTCCTCAAGATGGCCTGCCATGTGCAGCGCGCGACCGGACTCAAGCAGCTCTGCATGGCCGGTGGCGTGGCGCTAAACAGCATGGCCAACGCGCGTATCCTGCGCGAAACGCCGTTTGAGGATCTGTTTATTCAACCGGCCGCCGGCGATTCCGGGGGCGCGGTTGGCGCGGCCCTGTATGCGTGGCATGTCTTGCTTGGCCATGACCGCGAATTTGTTCTGGAGAACGCTTATCTCGGCAGCAGTTACGAGGAGGCGGACATTGCGCGCGCCATCGGCGACGCGCCGCACCAGCGCTACGACGATTCCGCTGCTTTGGTGGAGCGGGTGGTCCAGGAACTGGAGGCGGGCAAGGTGGTGGGTTGGTTCCAGGGACGCGGTGAGTGGGGGCCGCGCGCCTTGGGTAACCGCAGCATTCTCGCCGACCCGCGCAGTGCGGCGATGAAAGACACCATCAATCGCAAGATCAAATTTCGCGAGCCGTTCCGCCCGTTTGCTCCCGTCGTTGCGGAGCAGGACGCCAGCCGCTTTTTTGACGGCCTGCCCGACGTCGCCCGCCAGTACCCGGCGCGGTACATGCTCCTGGTCCTGCCCTGGAAGCCGGGCGCCGCTGAAACCGTTCCCGCTGTGAACCACATGGGTACGGGCCGGGTGCAAACATTGCGCCGAGAATGGAATCCGTTGTATTACGATGCTCTCGATCAATTCGGGCAGGCGACAGGCACACCGGTGCTGCTCAACACCAGTTTTAACCTGCGCGGTGAACCGATCGTCTGCTCCCCGGTGGATGCCTGCAGGACGTTTCGCAACAGCGGGCTCGATTTGTTGGTCTTGAACAACTTCGTGGTGGTGAAATAA
- a CDS encoding DUF5989 family protein, translating into MSILNQVAGRASTLAEVFSFLRERKLWWMMPLFILLLLLGLIIVLVQSSAVAPWLYPL; encoded by the coding sequence ATGAGTATCTTGAATCAGGTCGCGGGACGCGCCAGCACGCTGGCGGAAGTCTTCTCTTTCCTGCGGGAACGCAAGCTGTGGTGGATGATGCCGCTCTTCATCTTGCTGCTCCTCCTCGGACTTATCATCGTGCTGGTGCAGTCCTCGGCCGTCGCCCCGTGGCTGTATCCGTTGTAG